One Solanum lycopersicum chromosome 2, SLM_r2.1 genomic region harbors:
- the LOC101254351 gene encoding F-box protein At5g49610, with protein MDRGKIPDLAARSNRIYLDLEDIIKENALPFLPAKSAVKFQAVCRDWRLQISAPLFAHKQSLSCNSTSGIFSQLNRGSPFLIPIDANSCGVPDPFLNFLPEPVDIKSSSNGLLCCRGREGDKVYYICNPFTKQWKELPKSNAYHGSDPAIVLLFEPSLLNFVAEYKIICAFPSTDFDKATEFDIYYSREGCWKIAEEMCFGSRTIFPKSGIHVNGVVYWMTSKNILAFDLTKGRTQLLESYGTRGFLGTFSGKLCKVDVSGDIISLNVLANTHSNTMQIGSQIKMWSEKEIVVLDSEIVGDGAARNHTVLHVDSDIMVVLCGRRTCSYDFKSRLTKFLSSKVGILDRCFPYVNSLVSL; from the coding sequence ATGGATCGTGGAAAAATACCAGACCTTGCTGCACGAAGTAATAGGATTTATCTGGATTTAGAGGACATCATCAAGGAGAATGCGCTTCCCTTCCTTCCTGCCAAATCAGCTGTCAAATTCCAAGCTGTTTGTAGGGACTGGAGACTCCAGATTTCGGCTCCACTTTTTGCCCACAAGCAGTCACTTTCTTGTAACAGTACATCAGGCATCTTTTCCCAGCTTAACAGGGGTTCTCCTTTCCTTATACCCATTGACGCAAACTCTTGTGGGGTGCCAGATCCATTTCTTAACTTCTTGCCTGAGCCCGTTGACATCAAATCCTCCTCCAATGGACTGCTTTGTTGCCGAGGTCGTGAAGGGGACAAGGTCTACTACATATGTAATCCTTTTACTAAGCAGTGGAAGGAACTACCAAAATCAAATGCTTATCATGGATCAGATCCAGCAATTGTGCTCTTATTTGAACCATCATTGCTCAACTTTGTAGCAGAGTACAAAATTATATGTGCTTTTCCATCGACAGATTTTGACAAGGCAACtgaatttgatatatattactCAAGAGAGGGTTGTTGGAAAATTGCTGAGGAGATGTGCTTTGGAAGTAGAACAATATTTCCAAAATCAGGGATCCATGTGAATGGCGTTGTTTACTGGATGACAAGTAAGAATATTCTTGCTTTTGATCTAACAAAGGGTAGGACACAGCTCCTTGAAAGCTATGGCACTCGTGGGTTCTTGGGGACTTTTAGTGGAAAGCTCTGTAAGGTTGATGTCAGTGGTGATATAATCAGCTTAAACGTTTTGGCTAATACCCACTCAAATACAATGCAAATAGGTAGCCAAATCAAAATGTGGTCAGAGAAAGAGATTGTTGTTCTTGACAGTGAAATTGTTGGGGATGGTGCAGCAAGGAACCACACAGTTTTACATGTTGACAGTGATATAATGGTGGTTCTTTGTGGAAGAAGAACGTGCTCATACGATTTCAAGTCTCGTCTAACAAAATTTCTGAGCAGTAAAGTTGGAATTCTTGATCGATGCTTTCCATATGTAAACAGCCTAGTCTCCCTCTAA